One part of the Kryptolebias marmoratus isolate JLee-2015 linkage group LG2, ASM164957v2, whole genome shotgun sequence genome encodes these proteins:
- the LOC108238142 gene encoding sodium- and chloride-dependent GABA transporter 3-like — MDPEVEERGHWGSKVEFLLAVAGNVVGLGNVWRFPYLCYKNGGGVFLVPYLVFVVTCGVPLFLLETVIGQYTQEGSVTCWRKLCPLAEGIGYGGLLILLYSCMTYIIILAWALFYLVFSFSSELPWASCNNYWNTDECVDFSTANETIRWTNRTNLTSAATEFWERRVLAISGGIEELGGIRWEVLLCLITMWVICYFCIWKGVKSTGKVVYFTATFPYVMLIILLIRGLSLPGAFEGVVFYLLPDPSRLTDSQVWMEAGAQIFFSYSVGVGNLAVLGSYNTYNNNCYRDCLWLCLLNSATSIIAGFAVFSVLGFMAHEQGVSVEEVAESGPGLAFIAYPQAVAMMPLPQLWSICFFVMLILLGLDTHFVVMEVVMTSIIDMFPRVMRRAGRRERFLLLFCLICFISQLIMITEGGMYVFQLFDYYACNGVCILFLCMFEALALGWVFGAERLYSIIKDMTGVRLNSYFKICWLYLTPLISMGSFICSLIEYQPLTFNRWYVYPSWSYVLGWVLALSSILLVPGWAFYKLCAGTGTLGQRLQCLCQPVLDNSSTQTQRTELQTVGAEVLKPFMTK, encoded by the exons ATGGATCCAGAGGTGGAGGAGCGAGGACACTGGGGGAGTAAGGTGGAGTTTCTCCTGGCCGTGGCAGGAAATGTTGTTGGCCTCGGCAACGTGTGGAGGTTTCCTTACCTCTGCTACAAAAATGGAGGGG GTGTATTCTTGGTGCCATATCTGGTATTTGTGGTGACTTGTGGGGTACCCCTTTTTCTGCTGGAGACAGTAATAGGTCAGTACACCCAGGAGGGCAGCGTCACCTGCTGGAGGAAGTTGTGTCCACTAGCAGAAG GTATAGGCTACGGTGGGCTGCTAATTCTCCTCTACAGTTGTATGACCTACATCATTATTCTGGCCTGGGCTTTATTCTACCTCGTGTTCTCCTTCAGCTCCGAGCTTCCATGGGCCAGCTGCAACAACTACTGGAACacag ATGAGTGTGTAGACTTTTCAACAGCAAATGAGACCATCCGTTGGACCAACAGGACAAACTTGACTTCTGCTGCCACCGAATTCTGGGA ACGACGAGTGCTGGCTATCTCAGGGGGCATTGAGGAGTTGGGCGGTATCAGGTGGGAGGTGCTCTTGTGTCTTATTACCATGTGGGTGATCTGTTACTTTTGCATCTGGAAAGGGGTCAAATCCACAGGAAAG gTGGTGTATTTTACTGCCACCTTTCCCTATGTGATGCTAATAATACTTTTGATCCGAGGACTCAGTCTTCCTGGTGCTTTTGAAGGAGTAGTGTTTTATCTTCTGCCTGATCCATCACGACTCACAGACTCTCAG GTGTGGATGGAAGCTGGTGCTCAGATCTTCTTCTCATACAGTGTCGGTGTGGGCAACCTTGCTGTGTTAGGCAGCTACAACACATACAACAACAACTGCTACAG AGATTGCCTGTGGCTGTGTTTGCTGAACAGTGCTACCAGTATCATAGCTGGGTTTGCAGTTTTCTCTGTGCTGGGATTCATGGCTCATGAGCAAGGTGTTTCCGTAGAAGAAGTGGCAGAATCAG GTCCAGGCTTGGCGTTCATTGCATACCCTCAGGCTGTAGCCATGATGCCTCTTCCTCAACTGTGGTCCATCTGCTTCTTTGTCATGCTTATTCTCTTGGGCCTGGACACACAC tttGTGGTTATGGAGGTGGTGATGACATCAATCATAGACATGTTTCCAAGAGTTATGCGCAGGGCAGGACGACGGGAGaggttcctcctcctcttttgcCTGATATGTTTCATTTCTCAGCTTATCATGATCACTGAA GGAGGGATGTAcgtgtttcagctgtttgactATTATGCATGTAATGGAGTCTGCATCCTCTTTCTATGCATGTTTGAAGCTCTGGCACTGGGATGGGTATTTG GGGCAGAGAGGTTGTACAGCATCATAAAGGATATGACCGGTGTCCGTCTCAACTCATACTTCAAAATCTGCTGGCTCTATCTCACACCGCTGATCTCAATG GGATCTTTCATATGTTCTTTAATTGAGTACCAGCCTTTGACTTTCAATCGCTGGTATGTGTACCCATCCTGGTCATACGTGTTGGGATGGGTTCTAGCTCTCTCCTCCATCTTGCTTGTTCCAGGATGGGCGTTTTACAAACTGTGCGCTGGGACTGGGACCCTCGGTCAG CGGCTCCAGTGCCTGTGTCAGCCTGTCCTTGACAACTCAAGCACCCAAACGCAAAGAACAGAACTGCAGACTGTGGGAGCAGAAGTGCTGAAGCCATTTATGACCAAGTGA